A DNA window from bacterium contains the following coding sequences:
- a CDS encoding helix-turn-helix domain-containing protein, translated as MPEELNQIAEFARKYISTTKRHIFLTGKAGTGKTTFLRNIARFTHKNTVIAAPTGIAAINAGGVTLHSLLQLPFGAFLPEDNPQLEGDITTQLNTPKSMMTNLQMNGRKREMIRAIELLIIDEVSMLRADLLDAIDTVLRKIRRKDSPFGGVQMLFIGDLLQLPPVVKDDEWPYLKKYYASQYFFAARVISKVQLVYLELNKIYRQSDPTFISLLNKLRDNRISKEDIALLNRYYNPDFRPQSGKPYINLTTHNYKADRINSSELAELEGKTYEYRAEVDGEFQPNNYPVEEILKLKKHAQVMFIKNDPSGQGGFFNGKLGTVSELDLNNITVRFSDGSPDVTVEPYVWENKRFKLNAENIIEEDIIGTFKHYPIKLAWAITIHKSQGLTFERAILDVSGAFAPGQVYVALSRLTGLGGLVLSAPFGAQSFNTDTAVTDFVQDKQLETSAIMSDLRMAASEYLGSYVTEAFDLSNFEWQLSNHAMTYDKDESISAKQKFAPWANDLAQQGSETKAVADKFVAQLRKITAQRPIDFKFLTDRLKAALHYFDPLFAQYRRKFEVQLGTVAAVKGTKAYQTELKELASVCAAAQQGMYKSLAMVEAVIADKEFTRESIKELSLPPQLKPVMPMAIKKPKPPKNPKLHSSLLFLTGESIDQIALKQDIKVSTVQDHLTWGIRQGLVPIHKLMPQADVNEIIACSEKLGTELLLPIKEAFGEKYDYRALRMVMAHKHSLKQ; from the coding sequence ATGCCGGAAGAATTGAATCAGATTGCCGAGTTTGCCCGGAAGTATATCAGCACCACAAAAAGGCATATTTTCTTAACCGGGAAGGCTGGCACTGGCAAAACCACGTTTCTGCGTAACATTGCCCGATTTACACACAAGAACACGGTGATAGCGGCCCCAACAGGCATTGCGGCCATCAATGCCGGCGGGGTGACATTGCATTCGCTGCTTCAGCTCCCCTTTGGCGCCTTCCTGCCCGAAGACAACCCGCAGCTCGAAGGCGACATCACCACGCAACTGAATACGCCGAAAAGTATGATGACCAACCTGCAGATGAACGGCCGGAAACGCGAAATGATCCGGGCCATCGAACTTCTGATCATCGACGAGGTCAGTATGCTGCGGGCCGACCTGCTCGACGCCATCGACACCGTACTTCGCAAAATCCGCCGCAAAGACAGCCCCTTCGGCGGCGTGCAGATGCTCTTCATCGGCGACCTGCTCCAGTTACCACCCGTCGTAAAAGATGACGAATGGCCTTACCTTAAGAAATATTATGCCAGCCAGTATTTCTTTGCTGCCCGTGTCATCAGTAAAGTCCAGCTGGTTTATCTTGAACTGAATAAAATCTACCGGCAGAGCGACCCCACCTTCATCAGCCTGCTCAACAAGCTGCGCGATAACCGGATTAGCAAGGAAGATATCGCCCTCCTGAACCGTTACTACAACCCCGATTTCCGGCCACAGTCAGGTAAGCCGTACATCAACTTGACCACGCACAATTACAAAGCCGACCGCATCAACAGTTCAGAATTGGCTGAACTGGAGGGCAAAACCTACGAATACCGGGCGGAAGTGGACGGCGAGTTCCAGCCCAACAACTACCCTGTTGAAGAAATCCTCAAGCTGAAGAAACATGCCCAAGTCATGTTTATCAAAAACGATCCGAGCGGTCAGGGAGGTTTCTTCAACGGCAAATTAGGCACCGTTTCAGAATTGGACCTGAACAACATTACCGTCAGATTTTCTGACGGCAGTCCCGACGTGACTGTCGAGCCGTATGTGTGGGAGAACAAACGCTTCAAGCTCAATGCAGAAAATATCATTGAAGAAGATATTATCGGTACTTTTAAGCACTACCCCATCAAGTTGGCCTGGGCTATCACCATCCACAAAAGCCAGGGCTTAACCTTTGAGCGCGCCATTCTGGATGTCTCCGGGGCATTTGCGCCCGGACAGGTTTACGTGGCACTTTCACGGCTGACAGGCTTGGGAGGCTTGGTTCTTTCTGCACCTTTTGGCGCGCAATCCTTCAACACGGATACAGCGGTTACCGACTTTGTCCAGGACAAGCAGCTCGAAACAAGCGCCATCATGAGCGATCTCCGCATGGCGGCCTCGGAATACCTCGGCAGTTATGTCACGGAGGCCTTCGACCTCAGCAATTTTGAGTGGCAGCTCAGCAACCATGCGATGACCTACGACAAAGACGAATCGATTTCGGCCAAACAGAAATTTGCCCCCTGGGCAAACGATCTGGCACAACAGGGATCCGAAACGAAAGCCGTAGCGGACAAATTTGTGGCCCAACTGAGAAAAATCACCGCACAGCGGCCCATCGATTTCAAATTTCTTACCGACCGGCTCAAAGCGGCCCTTCACTATTTCGATCCGCTTTTTGCGCAGTATCGCCGTAAATTTGAAGTGCAGCTAGGGACCGTGGCGGCCGTAAAAGGCACCAAGGCTTACCAGACCGAACTGAAGGAACTGGCCTCCGTATGCGCCGCCGCGCAACAGGGCATGTACAAATCGCTCGCCATGGTGGAAGCGGTCATCGCCGACAAGGAATTTACCCGCGAGAGCATCAAAGAACTTAGTCTGCCCCCCCAGCTGAAACCGGTGATGCCCATGGCGATCAAGAAGCCAAAACCGCCAAAAAACCCGAAATTACACAGTTCCCTGCTATTCCTTACAGGAGAGAGCATTGATCAGATCGCCCTCAAGCAGGACATAAAGGTTTCGACCGTACAAGACCATCTTACCTGGGGTATTCGACAAGGCCTCGTACCAATCCATAAATTGATGCCACAGGCTGATGTGAATGAAATTATTGCCTGCTCCGAGAAACTGGGCACGGAGTTGCTGTTGCCCATCAAGGAGGCGTTCGGTGAAAAATACGACTACCGCGCCCTGCGCATGGTCATGGCTCACAAACACTCTCTCAAGCAGTAG
- a CDS encoding OmpA family protein yields the protein MSTIRYFSTVWAGVALLALSMITARAEDNGAEHPWTVSFGLGKLDTEGDAIVNDASFCTLSLDYSLSHRFSIEGSLTWVPRLTGNTFTDYSSGSPETVDRLEAETGASDTWAVGAAVDVLYHISSGQRVDPYLSLGYGVLRYGEEIGENDCYDTTPRAGAGLFYHLSDSVAVRADYGYYLNGDWRKSNSNSKFGIGLAWTFGANKPVVLPQSVARPGVEASVIPPAGGEATTRVAAPVVVDSKNKSDDREKYVLHIEFAEGSSKLMAQYYEHLDVIGTILKDTPDVTVRIEGHCEQLASSSERQAKSLTQKRAEAIRDYLAGDKWNIAKKRMEAVGCGFSMPIEKPDLINGNLANRRIEIYINRPAASAKQGTVTPADK from the coding sequence ATGAGTACAATAAGATATTTTTCAACGGTATGGGCCGGTGTTGCGTTGCTTGCTTTATCAATGATTACGGCACGCGCGGAAGACAATGGTGCCGAACATCCCTGGACAGTTAGTTTTGGACTTGGCAAACTCGACACTGAGGGCGATGCGATTGTCAATGACGCCAGCTTTTGCACGCTGTCGTTGGATTATTCCCTGTCGCACAGGTTCTCAATCGAAGGATCATTGACCTGGGTGCCACGGTTAACCGGAAATACTTTCACTGATTACTCATCCGGTTCACCGGAAACAGTTGATCGTCTGGAAGCCGAAACCGGCGCATCTGATACCTGGGCGGTGGGCGCCGCCGTTGATGTTTTATATCATATTTCCAGCGGGCAGAGGGTGGACCCGTATCTGTCCCTCGGTTATGGCGTTCTCCGCTATGGCGAAGAGATCGGCGAAAATGACTGTTACGATACGACACCGCGGGCCGGTGCCGGCCTGTTTTATCACCTCTCTGACTCAGTGGCCGTTCGTGCTGATTATGGCTATTACCTGAATGGAGACTGGCGGAAGAGTAATTCAAATTCAAAATTCGGGATCGGTCTTGCCTGGACCTTTGGTGCCAACAAGCCAGTGGTTTTGCCGCAATCGGTCGCAAGGCCGGGTGTTGAGGCATCCGTGATCCCCCCTGCGGGCGGCGAGGCCACCACGCGGGTGGCTGCACCAGTGGTTGTCGATTCGAAAAACAAATCTGACGATCGCGAGAAGTATGTATTGCACATAGAATTTGCCGAGGGCAGTTCAAAACTCATGGCGCAATACTATGAACATCTGGATGTGATCGGAACAATCTTGAAAGACACGCCGGACGTCACTGTGCGAATCGAAGGGCATTGCGAACAGCTTGCATCCTCTTCCGAGCGTCAGGCTAAAAGCCTGACACAAAAGCGGGCCGAGGCTATCCGTGATTATTTGGCAGGCGACAAATGGAATATCGCCAAAAAACGCATGGAAGCCGTAGGGTGTGGATTTAGCATGCCGATTGAAAAACCGGATTTGATCAACGGCAACCTGGCAAATCGCCGGATTGAAATCTACATCAACCGTCCTGCCGCATCCGCGAAGCAGGGGACTGTCACTCCGGCAGACAAATAA
- a CDS encoding MotA/TolQ/ExbB proton channel family protein — protein sequence MTKYRFVCVMGIIMLCAGVTMAQADKQPAPRAATGMGQQTGTVVTSKETTGTAPDMRDLTMIQLLQKGGPVMYPLYLCSILALGFAFERLFTLRNRVVSPPQTVLQLRTALDQPGDTFNAQALQAQLEGATSPLARIVAAGIRRANRPIMEVEKAMEDTAAKEVSKLQRNNRVLSAVASVAPLLGLLGTATGIIRTFMTVAASEDALGRTELLAGGIYEALVATAVGLTIAIAALVMYFFFQERVERLVSEIDYTATELAEKLASKS from the coding sequence ATGACCAAGTACAGGTTTGTTTGTGTGATGGGTATCATTATGTTGTGTGCGGGCGTGACCATGGCGCAGGCCGATAAACAGCCAGCGCCACGAGCAGCGACCGGCATGGGGCAACAAACCGGAACGGTAGTGACGAGCAAGGAAACAACAGGCACCGCCCCTGACATGCGTGACCTGACCATGATTCAGCTCCTGCAAAAAGGCGGACCTGTCATGTACCCGCTCTATCTCTGCAGCATTCTTGCGCTGGGATTCGCTTTTGAACGCCTCTTCACCCTTCGCAACCGGGTGGTGTCGCCACCACAAACCGTGCTGCAACTGCGCACAGCCTTGGACCAACCCGGGGACACCTTCAATGCCCAGGCCTTGCAGGCACAACTGGAAGGTGCGACAAGTCCCCTCGCACGCATCGTGGCGGCTGGCATACGCCGTGCAAACCGCCCCATCATGGAAGTGGAAAAGGCCATGGAGGACACGGCCGCCAAAGAGGTCTCCAAGCTCCAGCGGAATAACCGTGTGCTGTCCGCCGTGGCGAGTGTGGCTCCGCTGCTCGGGTTGCTGGGGACGGCCACAGGTATTATCCGCACGTTCATGACCGTGGCCGCATCGGAAGACGCGCTGGGCCGGACGGAACTCCTTGCCGGGGGCATTTATGAGGCCCTTGTGGCAACGGCAGTGGGGTTGACGATCGCCATCGCGGCCCTGGTCATGTATTTCTTCTTCCAGGAACGGGTAGAGCGGCTGGTGAGCGAAATTGACTATACCGCGACGGAACTGGCTGAAAAACTGGCTTCCAAAAGCTGA
- a CDS encoding tetratricopeptide repeat protein has product MDKTATKAVDDYNFAVWLYNSGKYDMAADSYNAFLKNYPDHAHKADAQFGLAQALFHTDKFEQAAKAYEQVRTDSPNFPQSAEMLFQLGQTYVALGRFNDAVALFAQIREKYATHYLADWAMARQAACLISMEKNKEAEDLLKLYVDKYEGDSTPETKAMLQKLDAAGIKAGEAFLNLIERSLFNYAFAQFNQNRFSEAQKSFERFLAKYPKSELHEEARFRLAQSLYRQDAYAKAAAAYESVTEGSGKFSEAAGYERGLALYKAGKLKEAAVAFEQLASRFPQSPQAAKARLYSGTALFEAGDYKNAIERLDPVRKNKKELADEASYWVAMSLLKSDRAEEAEKVLSDSLHDFPQSSMAGDMHLGLADARLARNKFEEAAGAFKEYAAAFEKNDQAPRALYSACAALHRADKYADSDALCDSFRDKFGKNDLLPPVLFLSGENRFLLKQYARAAERYQEFLQKGDKALDRVARAHYRLAWVHHYEKRNKEALDELKIIDAKAAGASIASEMLYLEGLCLFEMAKYDLVGKALTAYLDTPEHSRFGDDALLKLAVADMKQDKKAGAAKHLERFLKDYPASELLPQVQYQLAECYYDQKAYEKAVDKYTLVASREKADELTPYALFGIGLCYYDREQWNEAVQAFDKMAAKYPAADLTAQALYRKARSLIKMKKWSEGEQAATAVLTAFPKHDLARTALLAVGTCQQEQQKWAEAAATYKTLDENYPAADDRVRILYEQAWSWRQAGKDNDALRVFRQLADIFPKDALAADAYFYLAEATYKIKPEEAAGEKPEARTRRLDGALDLYGKVLDTSKDKRLADKARFRMGWCYWLMDRYAKAAVEFDCMVKDFPDNELFPDALLQAAQAHARNGQTALAIERFRQFIVDKRSATHEFLPDACLGLANCLIITDKYAEAINPLETLIRKSPDDRILVQAHFLLGKARFNLGKYPDAEESFLEVTKRTKTETGAEAQFCIGQISQAKSDYKAAIMAYLRVIALYREHREWVAGAMFESAKCYEALGDKAQALNSYNDIIKNFSDTKWAKPATERRSAK; this is encoded by the coding sequence ATGGACAAGACGGCCACCAAAGCGGTGGATGACTACAATTTTGCCGTCTGGCTGTATAACAGCGGCAAGTATGACATGGCTGCGGATTCCTATAATGCGTTCCTGAAGAATTATCCTGACCATGCACACAAGGCTGATGCGCAGTTTGGCCTGGCCCAGGCGCTGTTCCATACCGACAAGTTTGAACAGGCCGCCAAAGCGTATGAGCAGGTCCGCACCGACAGTCCCAACTTTCCGCAATCCGCCGAAATGCTGTTCCAACTCGGCCAGACCTATGTGGCGCTTGGCAGATTCAACGATGCGGTTGCACTGTTCGCGCAGATCCGCGAAAAATATGCAACTCACTACCTTGCTGATTGGGCCATGGCCCGCCAGGCCGCCTGCCTAATCAGCATGGAGAAGAACAAGGAAGCTGAAGACCTGCTAAAACTGTACGTCGACAAGTATGAGGGAGACAGCACACCGGAAACGAAGGCCATGCTGCAAAAGCTTGATGCCGCCGGGATCAAGGCTGGTGAGGCCTTTCTGAACCTCATCGAACGCAGCCTCTTCAATTATGCCTTTGCGCAGTTCAATCAGAATCGTTTCAGCGAGGCGCAGAAATCGTTCGAGCGGTTCCTCGCGAAGTATCCCAAAAGCGAACTGCATGAGGAGGCGCGTTTCCGCCTGGCCCAGTCACTCTACAGGCAGGATGCCTATGCTAAGGCCGCAGCGGCCTATGAATCGGTCACGGAGGGAAGTGGAAAATTTTCCGAGGCCGCCGGGTATGAACGCGGACTGGCCCTCTACAAGGCTGGCAAACTGAAAGAGGCTGCCGTCGCATTTGAACAGCTGGCCAGCCGTTTTCCACAGAGCCCACAGGCGGCCAAGGCGCGGCTGTACTCCGGCACCGCCCTCTTTGAGGCCGGCGACTACAAGAATGCCATTGAGCGGCTTGACCCCGTGCGGAAAAACAAAAAGGAATTGGCTGACGAGGCTTCGTACTGGGTCGCGATGAGCCTGCTGAAATCTGACAGGGCTGAAGAGGCCGAAAAGGTACTGAGCGATTCCCTGCATGATTTTCCGCAGTCATCCATGGCAGGCGACATGCACCTCGGCCTGGCGGATGCCCGGCTGGCAAGGAATAAATTTGAGGAGGCGGCCGGGGCCTTCAAGGAGTATGCCGCGGCCTTTGAGAAAAACGACCAGGCGCCGCGCGCCCTGTATTCAGCCTGTGCCGCACTGCATCGCGCCGATAAGTATGCCGATTCCGACGCCCTGTGCGACTCCTTCCGCGATAAGTTCGGCAAGAACGATCTGCTTCCTCCAGTGCTGTTTCTGAGCGGTGAAAACCGGTTCCTGCTCAAGCAATACGCCCGCGCTGCTGAACGTTACCAGGAGTTCCTGCAGAAAGGGGACAAGGCATTGGATCGCGTGGCCCGCGCCCACTACCGGCTGGCCTGGGTGCACCACTACGAAAAGCGTAACAAGGAGGCACTCGATGAACTCAAGATCATCGACGCGAAGGCGGCCGGCGCTTCGATTGCCTCCGAGATGCTTTATCTTGAGGGTCTCTGCCTGTTCGAAATGGCAAAATACGATCTGGTGGGCAAGGCCCTGACCGCCTACCTCGATACCCCGGAGCATAGCCGGTTCGGTGATGATGCCCTCCTGAAACTGGCAGTGGCCGACATGAAGCAGGACAAAAAGGCTGGCGCCGCCAAACACCTGGAACGTTTCCTCAAAGACTATCCCGCCAGTGAATTGCTCCCCCAGGTTCAATATCAACTTGCGGAGTGCTACTACGACCAGAAAGCCTATGAGAAGGCGGTGGATAAATATACACTGGTGGCCAGTCGCGAAAAAGCGGATGAGCTCACCCCCTACGCGCTGTTCGGCATCGGCCTGTGTTACTACGACCGGGAACAATGGAATGAGGCGGTGCAGGCATTCGACAAAATGGCCGCGAAATACCCCGCTGCGGACCTGACCGCGCAGGCGTTATATCGCAAGGCCAGAAGCCTCATCAAAATGAAAAAATGGTCTGAGGGGGAACAGGCCGCCACCGCAGTCCTCACCGCCTTCCCGAAACACGATCTCGCGCGCACAGCCCTGTTAGCGGTTGGCACCTGCCAGCAGGAACAGCAGAAATGGGCGGAAGCAGCGGCAACATACAAGACGCTGGATGAAAACTACCCTGCGGCAGATGACAGGGTCCGCATCCTGTATGAGCAGGCCTGGTCCTGGCGGCAGGCAGGAAAGGATAATGACGCCCTCCGTGTGTTCCGGCAGCTCGCCGATATATTCCCGAAGGATGCGCTAGCCGCAGACGCCTATTTCTACCTGGCCGAGGCCACATACAAAATAAAGCCGGAGGAAGCCGCCGGCGAAAAACCTGAAGCCCGCACCAGGCGACTCGACGGGGCTCTAGACCTTTACGGCAAGGTGCTGGACACCTCCAAGGACAAACGCCTCGCGGACAAGGCCCGTTTCCGCATGGGCTGGTGCTATTGGCTGATGGACCGCTATGCGAAGGCGGCCGTGGAATTCGACTGCATGGTGAAGGATTTCCCTGATAACGAACTGTTCCCTGATGCCCTTCTGCAGGCGGCGCAGGCCCATGCCAGGAACGGACAGACCGCGCTGGCTATTGAGCGCTTCCGCCAGTTCATTGTCGACAAGCGGTCGGCGACACATGAATTCTTGCCCGATGCCTGCCTGGGGCTGGCCAATTGCCTCATCATCACTGACAAGTATGCGGAGGCGATCAATCCGCTCGAAACCCTGATCAGGAAAAGTCCCGATGATCGCATCCTCGTCCAGGCCCATTTCCTGCTGGGGAAAGCCCGGTTCAACCTCGGTAAATACCCGGACGCCGAGGAGAGCTTCCTGGAAGTGACTAAGCGCACCAAGACTGAAACCGGTGCGGAAGCACAGTTCTGTATCGGTCAGATATCGCAGGCCAAGAGCGATTATAAAGCTGCCATCATGGCTTACCTGCGGGTCATTGCCCTCTACCGTGAACATCGCGAATGGGTGGCGGGGGCCATGTTTGAGAGCGCCAAATGTTATGAGGCGCTGGGCGATAAGGCGCAAGCATTGAACTCATACAACGATATTATCAAAAACTTCAGCGACACGAAATGGGCCAAACCCGCAACGGAACGGCGTAGCGCAAAATGA
- the uvrA gene encoding excinuclease ABC subunit UvrA — protein MSRDHIIIAGAREHNLQNITVRIPRDSFTVITGLSGSGKSSLAFDTLFAEGQRRYVESLSAYVRQFLDQMQKPDVDYVEGLSPAISIEQRTAGSNPRSIVATTTEIHDYLRLLYANVGHPHCPHCGKPISGQSAEVIVDQLLTLPEKSKVALLAPLLRSKKGLHEAVFEKIQKQGFVRVRVDGEMVEIDKIPKLDKKKAHNVDVVIDRLVMGNKIRSRLTDSVELALKEGNGVLIALTQAGNEATVWAERLYSEKHACADCGVSFEKLTARHFSFNNPYGACPDCSGLGTQMIFDEQLAVPNQELSIDGGAITAWRRGGRRLLIYYKAQLRTVAKECGFSLDTPYKDLPEDIRNLLMQGSGDKDMTFGYWRGGARRHYEKPFEGVLPNLARRYKETDSDFVRQRLRDYMSKMVCPTCGGARLRPEVLACTVVAKSIVDLTRLSVRNALEFFKTLVLSEQEKKIAGDVIKEIQERLQFLADVGLDYLTLDRESGSLSGGEAQRIRLATQIGSRLVGVLYVLDEPSIGLHYRDNERLINTLKQLRDLGNTVVVVEHDEETIRAADYVIDLGPGAGRHGGQVIHQGTVPELLANPKSLTAQYMNGELTIPVPEKRVEPGEHWLQLMGCTENNLKNLSVRIPLGLLVCITGVSGSGKSTLVDDILRRALFRKFYGSKEIPGAHRRLLGADKLDKVIVIDQSPIGRTPRSNPSTYTGAFGPIRDIFASLPMSKVRGYGPGRFSFNVKGGRCETCKGDGIIRLEMHFLPDVYVPCEQCHGLRYNKETLEVHYNGKSISDVLALTIDEALDFFKHIPAIERKVRTLSEVGLGYIQLGQSATTLSGGEAQRMKLASELSRKATGKTLYLLDEPTTGLHFADIQRLMHVLERLRASGNTVLVIEHNLDVIKRSDYIIDLGPEGGDGGGQIVAEGTPEEVSRCDASHTGQALRLHLK, from the coding sequence ATGAGTCGTGATCACATTATTATTGCAGGTGCCCGTGAGCACAATTTGCAGAACATCACGGTCCGCATCCCCCGTGACAGTTTTACGGTCATTACCGGGCTGAGCGGCTCGGGAAAGTCCTCTTTAGCCTTCGACACCCTGTTCGCCGAGGGGCAGCGCCGGTATGTCGAAAGCCTTTCAGCCTATGTCCGCCAGTTTCTGGACCAGATGCAAAAACCGGATGTCGATTATGTGGAAGGGTTGTCACCGGCTATCTCCATCGAACAAAGGACGGCTGGCTCCAATCCCCGCTCGATTGTGGCGACCACGACTGAAATTCACGATTATCTCCGTTTGCTTTATGCCAACGTAGGCCATCCGCATTGCCCGCACTGCGGCAAGCCGATTTCAGGGCAATCTGCGGAAGTGATTGTGGATCAGTTGTTGACTCTTCCGGAGAAGTCCAAGGTGGCGTTGCTGGCTCCGCTCTTGCGAAGTAAGAAAGGCCTGCATGAGGCCGTCTTTGAGAAAATCCAGAAGCAGGGATTCGTGCGTGTCCGAGTGGATGGTGAAATGGTCGAAATCGACAAGATCCCCAAGCTGGATAAGAAAAAAGCCCACAATGTAGATGTGGTGATCGACCGCCTGGTGATGGGAAATAAGATCCGGTCCCGTCTGACGGATTCGGTCGAGCTGGCATTGAAGGAAGGAAACGGGGTTTTGATTGCCCTCACGCAGGCAGGAAACGAAGCCACAGTCTGGGCGGAACGCCTGTATTCCGAAAAGCACGCCTGTGCCGATTGTGGCGTCAGTTTCGAGAAGCTCACCGCCCGGCATTTTTCATTCAATAATCCGTATGGGGCCTGTCCGGATTGTTCCGGCCTGGGAACCCAGATGATTTTTGATGAACAACTGGCCGTGCCCAATCAGGAACTCTCTATTGATGGGGGGGCGATTACGGCCTGGCGACGGGGTGGCCGCCGCTTGCTGATCTACTATAAGGCCCAACTTCGTACGGTAGCCAAGGAGTGCGGGTTCAGTTTGGATACTCCCTACAAGGATCTTCCTGAAGATATTCGAAATCTGTTGATGCAGGGTTCAGGTGACAAGGACATGACGTTTGGCTATTGGCGTGGTGGGGCGCGACGCCACTACGAGAAACCATTTGAAGGAGTTCTTCCAAATCTGGCCCGGCGCTATAAGGAAACGGATAGCGATTTTGTCCGGCAGCGGCTGCGCGACTACATGAGCAAGATGGTCTGCCCAACCTGTGGCGGGGCGCGCTTGCGTCCGGAAGTGCTGGCCTGCACGGTCGTTGCAAAATCCATTGTGGATCTGACCCGGCTTTCTGTCAGGAATGCTTTGGAATTTTTCAAGACGCTGGTTTTGTCGGAGCAGGAGAAGAAGATTGCGGGAGATGTGATCAAGGAAATTCAGGAACGGCTCCAGTTTCTGGCGGATGTCGGGCTGGATTATCTCACGTTGGATCGTGAAAGTGGTTCGCTCTCGGGCGGTGAGGCGCAGCGCATTCGTCTGGCAACGCAAATCGGCTCACGTTTAGTGGGGGTATTGTATGTACTGGATGAGCCCAGTATCGGGTTACATTACCGTGATAATGAGCGGTTGATCAACACCTTGAAGCAACTGCGGGATCTGGGCAATACAGTGGTCGTGGTGGAACACGATGAAGAAACGATTCGAGCTGCCGATTATGTCATTGATCTGGGCCCCGGGGCCGGGCGTCACGGCGGACAGGTGATACATCAGGGAACGGTGCCGGAATTACTGGCCAACCCCAAATCGCTTACTGCCCAATACATGAATGGTGAGTTGACGATTCCCGTGCCCGAGAAACGTGTAGAGCCGGGGGAGCACTGGCTCCAGCTGATGGGGTGCACGGAAAACAATCTCAAGAATCTGTCGGTGCGGATCCCGCTGGGTTTACTGGTGTGCATTACAGGGGTTTCGGGAAGCGGCAAAAGCACGCTGGTCGATGATATTCTGCGTCGCGCCTTATTTCGTAAATTTTATGGCTCAAAAGAGATTCCCGGGGCGCACCGCCGCCTGCTCGGGGCGGATAAACTGGACAAGGTGATCGTGATTGATCAGTCCCCGATCGGGCGGACTCCGCGGAGCAATCCCTCGACTTATACGGGTGCCTTTGGCCCGATTCGGGACATCTTTGCTTCTTTGCCCATGTCGAAGGTGCGGGGATACGGGCCTGGCCGATTCAGTTTTAATGTCAAGGGGGGGCGATGCGAAACCTGTAAAGGCGATGGGATTATCCGCCTGGAGATGCATTTTCTGCCGGATGTGTATGTCCCCTGCGAGCAGTGTCACGGTTTGCGTTATAACAAAGAGACGCTTGAGGTCCATTATAACGGCAAAAGCATCTCTGATGTTCTGGCCTTGACCATTGATGAAGCCCTGGACTTTTTCAAACACATTCCTGCCATTGAACGTAAGGTCCGTACGTTGTCCGAAGTTGGTCTGGGGTATATCCAGCTTGGGCAGTCGGCAACCACCCTTTCCGGAGGTGAGGCGCAACGCATGAAGCTCGCCTCCGAGTTGAGCCGGAAAGCGACTGGCAAGACGCTTTATTTATTGGATGAGCCGACGACCGGTCTGCATTTCGCTGATATTCAGCGGTTGATGCATGTGTTGGAGCGGTTGCGAGCCTCAGGCAATACCGTATTGGTGATTGAACATAATCTCGACGTGATAAAACGGAGCGATTACATTATTGACCTCGGTCCTGAAGGGGGCGATGGCGGGGGCCAGATTGTTGCAGAGGGCACCCCCGAGGAAGTTTCCCGGTGTGATGCATCGCACACGGGGCAGGCATTACGACTCCACTTGAAATGA
- a CDS encoding biopolymer transporter ExbD produces the protein MRIKIPEHDFFGINVIPMIDTMMFLLVFFLMATKFADIERDVRVKPPDSRNARPMMAMPREMVVNVGQDGQFVIGGQVRQTEEVDRLIGMAKSENPDQAVVIRGDKRAVLQFAVNILDLCEKHSVKHTYLTTNQGDK, from the coding sequence ATGCGAATAAAAATTCCCGAACATGATTTTTTCGGCATCAACGTGATCCCCATGATCGACACGATGATGTTCCTCCTGGTTTTTTTCCTGATGGCCACGAAGTTCGCTGATATTGAGCGGGATGTCCGCGTGAAACCGCCGGACAGCCGCAATGCCAGGCCCATGATGGCCATGCCACGGGAAATGGTGGTCAATGTTGGCCAGGATGGACAATTCGTCATTGGCGGACAAGTACGACAGACTGAGGAGGTTGACCGGCTTATCGGCATGGCAAAATCAGAGAATCCCGATCAGGCCGTGGTCATCCGTGGCGACAAACGCGCAGTACTCCAGTTCGCCGTGAATATTCTGGACCTGTGCGAAAAACACAGCGTGAAACATACCTATCTCACGACCAACCAAGGCGACAAATAA